The nucleotide sequence GATACAGCCGGGAAGAGTTGATCGGGCGGAATCCCCGCTTCTTGCAAGGCCCGGAAACCGATCCCGAGGCGAATGAGGAGATTCGACAGGCCGTGCAGGAAGGCCGCGACTGTCATCTGACGCTAAAAAATTACCGCAAGGATGGCACCCCTTTTTGGAATGAATTGTTAATCTCGCCGGTACGGGACGAAGACGGCAAGGTGACCCATTACGTGGGCACCCAGACCGATGTCACCGAACTCAGGCGGGTGGAGGAACAGCGCCATGAAATGGAAATCGCCAAACAGATTCAATTATCCCTGCTCCCCCCGGCGCCGTTGCATAAGGACGGCATCCAGGTGGCGGGTTTTTGTCTCCCGGCCGCCCATGTGGGCGGCGATTACTACGACTATTTCAGCATGAAAGACACCGTGGACCTGGTGATCGCCGATGTTTCCGGTCATTCGGTAGGCGCGGCGATGATCATGGCCGAAACCCGCTGCACCTTGAAAATGGAGACCCTTTGGCTCATGAAGGAGAGTACGAGTGTCGCGAACGCCGCGTCGGAAAACCTCGCCATCCTGAACGAATTGCTCTTCGAGGATCTGAACCGGGCCGAACTCTTCATCACTATGTTCTACGCCCAATACCACATCGCCAGCCGTAAGCTCAGCTATGCCAATGCCGGCCACAACCGCCCCCTGCTCCTGCGCCGAGGCGAAAGCCTGGAATTGGATGCCGACGGGCTCATCCTGGGGGTGAGCAAAGAGGTGGCCTTCGAAGAAAAACAGCTTACCTTGGAAGATGGAGACGTGCTGCTCCTTTATACCGACGGCATCACCGAAGCCCAGAATAAAAGCGGGGAATTTTTCGGTGAGGCGCGCTTAAAGGAACTTTCTACCGCCCATGTCCAAGCCTCGCCCCAAGACATCATCGACGCCGTCATCCGGGAATTGGAGGCTTTTTGCCAAAGCCAATCCTTTCATGACGATATTTCCCTGCTGGTTTTGAAAGTCGCCTGACAACCAGGATTTTTCCTTCTCCCGTTCTGTCTCAATTAGAATCGAGACTCAATTCCACCGCCTTAGAGGAATCCGATGACCACGCGGCCTCAAACCGAAGTAAAAGTTACGCAAGTGGAAGAGAAACCGTTACTCCAGGTGAAAAACCTGGTTTCGGCACTCATCGGTTTTACCCTGTTTTACCTCGCGGTCCGCTGGTATCAGGAAGCTTACGGTTGGACGAAGGGCTTGGACGCCTATTCACCGGAATTCAAGCTTTATTGGATGAGCCTGATGTATGTGGAGCTGGCATTGGAAGCCGTCGCGGCCGCCGCCCTCTGGGGCTGGTTATGGAAGACCCGGGATCGCCGTTTGGAGGATTATTGGATGCACCTCCTCAAACGGGAGATCGCGCTGGAAAGAGTCAAGGGGGCCGAACTGAAGGCATTGCTGAACAAGAAACGGGACCGCGGTTTAGCCATGCTGACGCCGCGCGAAGAACTGCGCCGCAACATGACGCACCTGATCTGGTTAGCCGTCTATGCCTGGACTTTCTACTGGGGCGTGAGTTTTTTCACCGAGCAGGATGCCACTTGGCATCAAACGGTGATTCGGGACACCGACTTCACCCCCAGCCACATCGTCGTTTTTTATCTGTCTTACCCCATCTTCATCATTACCGGGGGCGGCGCTTTTCTCTATGCGAAAACGCGGGTGCCCTATTTCGCCAAGGGACTGTCCATCCCCTACCTGATGCTGGTGGTTGGTCCCTTCACGATTCTACCCAACGTGGGTTTCAATGAATGGGGACATACCTTCTGGTTCATGGAAGAAATATTCGTGGCGCCGC is from Methylohalobius crimeensis 10Ki and encodes:
- a CDS encoding methane monooxygenase/ammonia monooxygenase subunit C — its product is MTTRPQTEVKVTQVEEKPLLQVKNLVSALIGFTLFYLAVRWYQEAYGWTKGLDAYSPEFKLYWMSLMYVELALEAVAAAALWGWLWKTRDRRLEDYWMHLLKREIALERVKGAELKALLNKKRDRGLAMLTPREELRRNMTHLIWLAVYAWTFYWGVSFFTEQDATWHQTVIRDTDFTPSHIVVFYLSYPIFIITGGGAFLYAKTRVPYFAKGLSIPYLMLVVGPFTILPNVGFNEWGHTFWFMEEIFVAPLHWGFVVFCWFALSVMGVMLQVFSSILYLIENDLLSENPEALLVETGKPKEPSFPSIY